One Ostrea edulis chromosome 2, xbOstEdul1.1, whole genome shotgun sequence genomic region harbors:
- the LOC125680663 gene encoding tetraspanin-9-like has product MAMDCCGRFGKVFLISINIIFLLLGIGLSITGILARINALPNEILPALDTVQVAGNNMADLFKNISILVAILGACVTLVAGLGLFGACCEVKCLLITYAILVLIFLVMKIAAIVVWFQLKDELNPSTKDKLLEVLQKNFIDDSLNSTSKISNAWNLVFLMLDCCGVNPVEGSTNDFDLTPWCTTNGTCHRTNAQIPRSCCNGVDETNFTKASRSCFFNVSNYHTQGCFERLQELIKTYSTPAIGILFTVVIIMLLAVVCAFVLCNQTGSKSNVV; this is encoded by the exons ATGGCGATGGACTGTTGCGGGCGGTTTGGAAAGGTGTTTTTAATATCCATCAATATTATTTTCTTG TTACTTGGTATAGGATTATCAATAACAGGAATACTCGCCAGGATCAACGCATTACCCAACGAAATTTTACCTGCTCTAGACACAGTGCAGGTGGCTGGGAACAATATGGCGGATctcttcaaaaatatttctatccTGGTGGCTATCCTCGGGGCTTGCGTGACGTTGGTAGCAGGTTTAGGACTCTTTGGAGCATGTTGTGAAGTGAAGTGTTTGCTAATTACG TACGCCATCCTAGTGTTGATCTTCCTCGTAATGAAGATTGCAGCCATAGTGGTCTGGTTTCAATTAAAAGACGAA tTAAATCCTTCGACTAAGGATAAGTTACTGGAGGTACTACAGAAGAATTTCATAGACGATTCTTTAAACAGTACCAGCAAAATATCCAACGCATGGAATCTTGTATTTCTGATG TTGGATTGTTGTGGCGTGAATCCTGTTGAAGGGAGTACAAATGACTTTGACTTGACTCCGTGGTGTACAACTAATGGTACCTGCCATCGGACAAATGCACAGATACCACGAAGCTGCTGCAATGGAGTGGATGAAACCAACTTTACAAAGGCTTCTCgtagttgcttcttcaacgtCTCTAACTACCATACCCAG GGTTGTTTTGAGAGACTTCAAGAGCTGATAAAGACTTATTCAACACCTGCGATTGGTATCTTGTTTACGGTAGTCATAATCATG CTCTTGGCTGTCGTGTGTGCCTTTGTCCTATGTAACCAGACGGGGTCCAAGTCTAACGTAGTGTAA